From a single Aneurinibacillus sp. REN35 genomic region:
- a CDS encoding ABC transporter permease — MYAILQVIMLRLRLMLQDRIFLFLLLLFPFVFVFILHATQSFEKQPIIPVAVADEDQSDYSKLIVERFAAKEGIRVHKVSRDEAYRLTENYKVEAAFVIKKGLQEAIIDEDTDETVEMLKNPGSLSYGILGEMLGSEVMRLSANTGAANRAEQLYQLYGLTPPAAGSLWERVFAYADAQWEPEPLMTIEYKEMTGGGLQNVTRVTNVSNAALTGMGMLLVFVLLFVMLHSRWLLEERDNGTLKRIISAPGMLWKFYAGNIAALALLSLFLIGVCAVLARFVFGASLVFHPLQYVLLAAYTFAAISLGMLFSALFRTSRQLETGAPLLALLTGFAGGCFWPFLPLVGMAKIIALCTPQGIALAAMKPLAAGDVQWNAVVQPLLLLLGFGIIVFAYSFYRIRRQAVS; from the coding sequence ATGTACGCGATATTACAAGTGATTATGCTTAGGCTGCGTTTAATGCTGCAGGATCGGATATTTTTGTTTTTACTGCTGTTGTTTCCCTTCGTCTTTGTCTTCATTCTTCATGCGACGCAAAGCTTTGAGAAGCAGCCGATTATTCCGGTTGCGGTGGCGGATGAGGATCAGAGCGACTATTCTAAACTGATTGTAGAACGCTTTGCTGCAAAAGAAGGGATTCGTGTGCATAAGGTGAGTCGCGATGAAGCATACCGTCTTACAGAGAACTATAAGGTAGAGGCAGCCTTCGTTATTAAGAAGGGGTTACAGGAAGCCATCATAGATGAAGATACAGATGAGACAGTAGAGATGCTGAAGAACCCCGGCTCCTTATCATATGGGATTCTAGGTGAGATGCTTGGAAGTGAAGTAATGCGGCTATCTGCAAATACCGGAGCTGCAAATCGTGCAGAACAGCTGTATCAGTTGTATGGATTGACTCCTCCTGCTGCCGGATCGTTATGGGAGCGTGTCTTTGCCTATGCGGACGCTCAGTGGGAACCGGAGCCGTTAATGACAATCGAATATAAAGAAATGACAGGCGGTGGTCTGCAGAATGTAACCCGGGTGACGAATGTATCGAATGCGGCGCTGACCGGCATGGGAATGCTGCTGGTATTTGTCCTGCTTTTCGTCATGCTGCACAGTCGCTGGCTTCTTGAAGAACGAGATAACGGTACGCTAAAACGGATCATCTCAGCGCCCGGGATGTTGTGGAAATTCTATGCGGGCAATATTGCGGCGCTGGCGCTGCTTTCTTTATTCCTCATTGGCGTATGCGCTGTGCTCGCCCGTTTTGTATTCGGTGCTTCCCTTGTATTTCATCCGCTGCAGTATGTGCTGCTGGCGGCCTATACGTTTGCGGCAATAAGTCTTGGGATGCTTTTTTCAGCCTTATTTAGAACAAGCAGGCAATTGGAGACCGGTGCGCCGCTGCTTGCTTTGTTAACCGGATTTGCGGGTGGATGTTTTTGGCCGTTTCTGCCGCTTGTAGGCATGGCTAAGATCATCGCATTGTGCACGCCACAGGGCATAGCTCTTGCGGCGATGAAGCCTCTTGCGGCGGGAGATGTGCAGTGGAATGCTGTTGTGCAGCCGCTCTTACTTCTGCTTGGATTTGGCATCATCGTATTTGCTTATAGCTTTTACCGAATCCGCAGGCAGGCAGTCTCCTAA
- a CDS encoding GNAT family N-acetyltransferase — MTVTVRPYTLKDFDGLIDIQREAFPPPFPEELWWSREQIASHIDSFPEGAMVAEWNGKIVGSATSLIIHYDGSPHTWAEVADDGYIRGSHSPDGDSLYGIDICVRPSFRGKGIAKALYEARKKLVMHLGLKRFVAGCRIPGFHRYAHDMDADEYVRRVTNEEIYDMVLSFMIKQGLTPLQILDQYVEDEESQNKAVLVEWGNPIVKL, encoded by the coding sequence ATGACTGTTACTGTCCGCCCATATACGTTAAAAGACTTTGATGGATTGATTGACATACAACGCGAAGCCTTTCCTCCTCCGTTTCCCGAAGAGCTATGGTGGAGCCGCGAGCAGATTGCTTCACACATCGACAGCTTTCCTGAAGGTGCCATGGTGGCCGAGTGGAATGGAAAAATTGTTGGATCGGCCACGTCTCTTATCATTCATTATGATGGCAGCCCGCATACATGGGCGGAGGTAGCGGACGACGGCTATATCCGCGGAAGTCATAGCCCTGATGGCGATAGCTTATATGGTATCGATATATGTGTACGTCCTTCATTTCGTGGTAAAGGTATAGCAAAGGCTCTGTATGAAGCCCGTAAAAAACTTGTCATGCATCTAGGTCTGAAACGTTTTGTCGCCGGATGCCGTATTCCCGGCTTTCATCGGTATGCCCATGACATGGACGCTGACGAATATGTAAGGCGCGTGACAAACGAAGAAATCTATGATATGGTACTTTCGTTTATGATAAAGCAAGGACTTACACCGCTTCAAATTTTGGATCAATATGTAGAAGATGAGGAATCTCAAAACAAAGCCGTTCTGGTAGAGTGGGGGAATCCCATCGTTAAACTTTGA
- a CDS encoding carbon-nitrogen hydrolase family protein produces MTISAISVVQYAIGPLNSKEEFWRQVAQHMKQAIDDGSKLIVFPEYLTGTLLALSPVLNHLEACQFIDSFTDEYISTFQALSKETGITIQAGTHITKQGDGFVNAAFLFFPDGRYVQQNKVHLTPEERARWNLIPGDSFSVQDTEVGRVGILTCYDIEFPESARAVADMGADIILCPSFTDAAHGYHRLRFCSQARAVENQIFVALSGLVGYLPHIPQIDSGYCQAGIFAPCDYPFPAEGTLALGETNESLVVTGKIDMEMLKENRERGQVFPSKDRRPEVYAKYADAATVAKS; encoded by the coding sequence TTGACGATTTCAGCCATCTCGGTTGTACAATATGCTATCGGACCTTTGAATTCCAAGGAGGAGTTCTGGCGACAGGTAGCTCAACACATGAAGCAGGCAATCGATGACGGAAGTAAGCTGATTGTTTTTCCGGAATATCTCACCGGCACATTGCTTGCACTCTCTCCTGTCCTGAATCATCTTGAAGCCTGCCAATTCATCGATTCGTTTACGGATGAGTATATTTCAACCTTTCAAGCATTAAGCAAAGAGACAGGAATCACCATTCAAGCAGGCACCCATATCACGAAGCAGGGAGACGGCTTTGTAAATGCCGCATTCCTCTTTTTTCCTGACGGACGCTATGTACAGCAAAATAAGGTGCATCTTACCCCGGAAGAGCGTGCTCGCTGGAATCTAATTCCCGGGGACAGTTTTTCCGTGCAAGATACAGAAGTGGGGCGTGTCGGCATCCTCACTTGCTATGATATCGAATTCCCAGAAAGTGCTCGCGCTGTTGCCGACATGGGCGCAGATATCATTCTATGTCCTTCCTTCACGGACGCGGCACACGGGTATCATCGACTGCGATTCTGTTCGCAGGCACGCGCTGTCGAAAATCAAATATTCGTCGCATTAAGCGGACTGGTGGGCTATCTGCCGCATATTCCACAAATCGATTCTGGCTACTGTCAAGCGGGCATCTTCGCCCCTTGCGATTATCCGTTCCCGGCTGAGGGTACGCTAGCGCTCGGAGAAACAAACGAAAGCTTAGTTGTGACAGGTAAAATCGATATGGAGATGCTGAAGGAAAACCGCGAGCGCGGCCAAGTCTTCCCGTCTAAAGACCGTCGCCCGGAAGTATACGCTAAATACGCAGACGCGGCGACTGTCGCCAAAAGCTAA
- a CDS encoding IclR family transcriptional regulator, which translates to MSGNKTVIKSLSILKLFYFHHQLTFQEMVDLSGMPKTSVHRQVKALEEMEFLTRDQEGKYTLGLIFLELGQLVSERLDIRRLALPLMCKLRDEMKEAVNLIVREGDEAIYIEKVDTNNPVRLYTRVGRRTPLYAGACSRILLSYMSEEEVEHYMNQTELKAIAAGTITDRARLRESIAEVKANGYSVSYAELEDYSAAVAAPIFNHRGQVVAGISMAGLEAHYQGKNLPLLVEKIKQTARDISRQLGYKTEMDR; encoded by the coding sequence GTGAGCGGAAATAAAACGGTCATAAAATCACTGAGTATTCTTAAGCTATTCTATTTTCACCATCAACTAACTTTTCAGGAGATGGTCGATTTATCCGGTATGCCAAAGACATCGGTTCACCGACAGGTAAAAGCCCTAGAAGAAATGGAGTTTCTTACACGGGATCAGGAAGGGAAGTACACGCTTGGCCTTATCTTCCTTGAACTGGGGCAGTTGGTATCCGAGCGTCTTGATATTCGACGTCTGGCCCTTCCTTTGATGTGTAAGCTGCGTGACGAGATGAAGGAGGCTGTGAATCTGATCGTTCGTGAAGGAGACGAAGCGATTTATATTGAAAAAGTCGATACAAACAATCCAGTTCGCCTTTATACGAGGGTAGGCCGTCGAACACCGCTGTACGCAGGAGCTTGTTCGCGTATTCTGCTTTCTTATATGTCTGAAGAAGAAGTGGAACACTATATGAATCAGACGGAATTGAAAGCGATTGCTGCTGGAACAATTACCGATCGTGCGCGTTTACGGGAATCGATTGCCGAAGTAAAGGCCAACGGCTACTCCGTTAGCTATGCTGAACTCGAAGATTATTCGGCGGCGGTGGCAGCTCCTATTTTTAATCATCGGGGTCAAGTGGTAGCCGGTATAAGCATGGCCGGGCTGGAAGCTCATTATCAGGGTAAGAATCTACCGTTGTTAGTTGAAAAGATTAAACAGACAGCCAGGGACATTTCACGTCAGCTTGGCTATAAAACAGAAATGGATAGGTGA